AGAAAACCTGACACCGAGAATATCAATGTGTAAACTCTCCTTTGCAAACCCTTATTGATGACCAAGTTCAAAATCCGCCTCCCAAGCCAGAACAAATAGGTAGTTAGGACAGTGGCAAAAAACCCCAGGAGAATAGTACTCAGTAAAGGGTAAGTGCAGAGCGCAATATCATCACCACCATCCTTCATCCTAGAAGGAACAGCTGTGCTTGTAAAATAGTGCGGCAATTCAAATGTATTATTCTTACCCTTGTTAAAGTCGGGTCCAATTAGAATAACAATGAGCTGAAGAGCAAACACTGGGAGACAACAGAGAAAAACATAACCAGCTGTTTTTCCATTCCATTTCTGGCTTAAAATCCCCGACTCCATCTTCTGTAAGGGTGCACGAAGTAGAAACACAAGGGTGAGGAACAGGCAAGGTTCGGCAAACCCCAGATTTGAAACAATGTAATACTTGCAGACTGTTTCCTGCCATTTCAAGTTAAGGGCATTCAATACTCTTCCCTCACTTCTCAACAAACTTAACCGAATAATCTCACCAAAACCCCACCAGATTGCAAACAAGATAAATATGATTCGGATAATCCAAGGACCGCTAAAATAACCAAGTTGAACGAAACCTTGGCTATGGATGCGAGTGCGGAAGTAACACGAGTAAATGATGCAAAGAAAACCGAGAAGAGTCAAAAGAGAAACTAGGCAAATTGTCACCACACCGAATGCATCGGCAGCTAATCTCGTCAGGGGCATTACCCGAAGCACAGATTCCACGCATGCTCTCTGCCAGCATGGATACAGAAAATTCCTCCAGTAATGTATGGGCTTTGCTTCTCAAAGTAAACGAGAATTAAAGAAGCAGTTCCCCAAAAAATACTGGATGGCTCGAGTCAAACCCAACGTAACGATATATAATCACTCAAGATGACAATCCAGCAATCATGTAGCGAAACCCCCATCAGCTAATCACAGTTCCACCAACCTACAAGAAGCAGTGACTTCCTGTTTCATCTAATGTgcaactctctctttcttcattTGTATGTTGAGAAATTGGTGTGGCAAATGCATTATCCAGCTCGAAAGTAACTATACTGAGAATGGGGTTTGCGCTTACATCAGTCAGAAGAGCCTTTTATTTGATTGTCCAGCCCAGCCACCTACAGCACAGATATAAATAAACTCAATAATGAGCCAAAAGGATATAAAAAGATGAGAGCATAAGAAGGGAGTTTATCAGCTCATCATCTACAATACTCCAACGTGATACTTTTTAAGCAATTAAACATCAAATCCCATCATTGACATTAACTTTGTTAAGGGAAAACAACTTCAAAGAAACCATATGAGAAAATATGTAAGCCTCAAATACCATCTCATAGGATCATCCAGTAATACCAAGCATAATCCAGAAACTCTAGCCTCACTTGGCAGCACTTTTTCAAGGCTTGCAAATTTTTGCACCACCAGACAAGCTTAAGTAAAAGCAGAGGGCAAAAGCATCAATTCAATCCAACAGTTTGAACACTCCTTCAATTTACCATACATGGAGGGgccaatcatttttcttatgtgCTACAGGTTAACAGATAGCAATAGAGAGGTGGTACCAGACAACAGATAAGACTTAAGTCAACCTAACCCCTTGTTTATTTTTCTCGCTCCGTGCCAACCACTgcattgaaattttataaaaaaaaaaatgatgaaaaaaatgtataaaattttacaaatgatTCAAAACTACTCTAGGACGTCACAAATGAGAGATATCAAccaaaaatatcaagaaaaatttGTCCCAGATCATATACCATATATGTTTTTGAAAAGCCATTTATATCTTTTACAAAAGAAGGCATACTTTTTggcaaaaaaattatcataatgaCATCAATCCTCAACTATTCCACAAGATAGAATCCCATTAACTTTACCATTCAAGTTTCCATATGAACCATCATTCATGTTTTATTCACAATACTCAAAGTCATACATATAAGTCAAATTCCAATTGAAAACCTTTATGAACTATGACAAAAATTATGCACAAACTACTTTACAAAGGAAGAACAGTTTGCAGTGAAACAGTTAAAGTATTAGTAAACCAACAAACAGTGCTCCCTGTAATCATACATGGCTTCTTTTTATCAGGCCTTTTCAGGACACTTGTGAATCTAGTGATATCCATTTTTTCcctattgtttgaaaaatgttcCTCCGTTAGTAGCATTACAATTGTTCCCTAATATTTCTCTTATAACTCTAAATCCTCTTTCCAATTGAAAAGCTCCAAAAGATTAATCCATCATTATTTCACATTTCCTAGCTTATCTGCTCCCCTTGACTGTTAAACAAACGCagaatcaataaaataaataaaaattcaaaatcccaCAATTTCCATTGTTTGGCCCCTAAGAAAATAAAGACACCTCTCTTAACAGCACCCCCCCCCCCCAGTCCAACCATTCAAAATAAAACCCAAGATccaaaaattttttttcttttcctcagttTATCCAGAAACATAAACGTTCTCCCAAAGAATCACCTTTAGACCAATTCCcccacaaaaattcaaaaaaagaaaaagtaagaaacCAAATATCAACCTACACCTATCACTGCCAAATCCAATCATTCAACCCAAAACACAAgattcaaaatgtttttttcttacCCCTTCCTTTCCCACCAACCACACCCAAACTAAAATCCTCCCACAACATCACCCATACACCAATTCCAGCACAtatattcaaaaagaaaaaataaaaagcccGCTTAACCAAGGCTTATCCAACCATCCAAGATCCAAAATGCTCCCTAAAAACTCCAAATTCCACCACAAATATcccccaaacaaaaaaaaacaccaaaccACAAACCGAACCACAAATTAACTAGTATTTCAACATGAACACCTCCGCCGATCCACACAATCCCAAGCaagcaaaaaacaacaaaagaacgAAACCCTAATTACATCAACAGGAGAACGAAATTGAGAGAAAAGCAGATCAATCGAGAGCTTACAAAACGGAGACTAGTGATCCGGCGAGGTCGAGCGACGAGGGAGGAGATCAAGAAACCCTAATGGGAgaaatctagagagagaaattagaaagaaagagaggctgagagagaggagagaggggcGGGGGGATCTGTGAACGTAGATAGAGGACTAAGGAGTGGGACTTTGTTGGTGACAGGCTGGATACAGCTGTGTTTTCCGAGCCTCCAGGCTCGGTCCAAAAGCCCTCGCTGCGGGAGCCCCCGAGCCTACCTGGCATTTCTCGCTGGCGGCGATTTCGGGAAATTCCTCTGGTGGTCTTCTCGTCAGTTGGGTCCATCCCTACCGTCCGCTCTTGTCTTGATGATTCATGGAAATGCTGGGGTTCCGTGTGTGTACTTACACCTGATCCCAGCCCATTAAAATtagacataattttatttttaatatagaatttagaatttaaaaaaatctaaatttattatattttacgcCTTTATTTTtcgaaaattttaaactaaaaataatttcaaaattagaaaattatttattaaaaataaagcttaactggtttttattttaaatatgacataaaatgaaaaaaaaaaattattaaaattatggtattttaaattttaattatatatatataaattatagggCATCCATGAGTGAAGGTTAtatttggtaatattttttttaaatatttatttataagattaaatttttagaaataattttaaatttgggaaattCTTTTGGTGGTCTTTTGGTGGCTCGATCTGAACCGTTCATTCCAACTGTGATGATCTGTAGTCTTCTTTAGATGTAAAAATCAACGGTCAGACTTGattcatagattaaattattattttatttgtattaataaattaataaccttaTTATGATAGGCTTACTTACAAGAAAATCTCTAGatgttaatataatttttttgtataaaaatttggtaataaataaagtgaatttaattggaaataaattaatgaataatatattttaagagatttttagaaaaaaaaattgtaaaaattattagtaaaagaaattgaaaacttaataaaaaattattcttctatcttataattttaagctaataataaaaatttattagtaaaagaaattgaaaatttaataaaataaaaaaaataattagtggGCTTTATTATTAagtaacaattataaaaaatatgaaaattttcatacatgttgaataaagatttttttttttttgtcttttttttcccttttttaatcTTGAATTATTTGAGATCTAAATGGAGTATAAAAGTTCACTTTATAAAATCTTAACTAATTCTCCTTTTTATTTAAGCAGTGGAAAtggatagaaaaatgaaaaataaataaataaatttaaaccatCTTCTTATATGATTTGCTATAAACGATctagtttaaatttatttatttttatatataaaaaatgttgagtgTATGATTAAAAGTTATAATAAGTCGGGATATCTAGTAaatcaaattaatgatttaatatgattcaattatttaattaaaatcattaaacaaattaaatatgtctagttaaataatttatattataatttaaaataaaaaataatataatatactaaatgaaaatagtttaattcatttttagtcCCAAATCATttttatcccatttatttgggctTAGTATCTATTTTATAACCAAAACTCGtatttttatagttaatttatttatttataatactttaaatatgaatgtttaacgataaattttaaatattaattaaaattaacgacgataaatatatgaatttaatgaatttatcaaacaatcttaatactattaaagtaaaaaataaataagttttaagtaataatttaattaattcattagtaataaatattaagttttattaatcACTTACTTGAAGTGATGTTTAATAAACTAACTTAtaaacttaaagtgacttaataatttaatttaagtttattaaataaattaagtatgtttagtaaaatagtTTAATGACATGACTTAAGgtaaaaaacaacttcaaataataagtaaaaataaataacttatttttaagtccacaattttattttttttatttactctaATTACCTTTACGGTCTCTCTTGTTATTCCACAATCCCATTGTTACTCGACTTTATtcaccctaattataatttataaaaataaatatgtaaatttaatgatttagaataaatttaaagtctataacttaaatataatttaacttaaagttaatttaaatcatcaaataataacttaatcattaaattttaccaaacatacgtTTAAACGCtacttttatttcaaaaaatattgagtataacaaaattaaattaattattttttattatttttaaagaaggAACTCAAATGCCTTGTggaataatttaataattttttaaattaacttttcaCGACTCCTAACCTCATCTCTTTTTCAACCAACCCACATCTTGCCTTCATATTCAATTTCTTCAACTTAtagtcaaattattttattgctcatttatttatttattaacatattaataaattataatataccATACATCCCTTTCCCATTTTGCCCTCACATGTGAGACCATCTTCAACCTTTTCCCAAGTGCATTCATATGGGAGGTAATTAAATgtcaaatcaatcaattataagtTAAGgcatcattttaatttatttatttttaattgatttcatATTAAGATAAATACAAATGCTTTGCCATCAATTTTAGTTGTGGGTGCCATGTCATCaatttttgtgatttattttatgtttttgttataGAAGATGGTTCCTAAATATATggggaaaaaattaatatttaatttttaatactaaattaatataatatttttgaaaattataaaagggTTGTTGTGGGTGCCATGTCATCAAgttttgtgatttattttatgtttttgagaTAGAAGATGGTTCctaaatatatggaaaaaaaataatattaattttttaatactaaattaatatgatatttttgaaaattataaaagggTTGTTGTGGGTGCCATGTCACCAATATCTTAGAGATAATGTCGATGCAATTTTTAGATTAAGATAACAAAAAATGACTTTAGTGTTTTTAGGCCACTAAGATCATTGAGCCCATTCCGGGTCGGATCAGGCCCAATATAATCCGGCCCTATTGAGGCCCATATGAACagccttctctctctctctctctctctctcctacTAGTACTAGGAACTTTTCAATGGGCCCATTGGTTGCAATAACAACCCCTATTTGCCACGTGgcaaaacttcaaaaaaaaaaaggttgaccCCACGCGCACGTCACGCGACGCGTACCCCACACTCTGCTCGTGCGGCGCTCGTCAGACAACTCCCCCCTCTCTCGAGAGCCGTGTTCTGTGTGCGCTCTCTCTTTCTACTTTCTATCTCTAGAACTCACATTCTCTATCTAGATTGAGAGAGTTAGGAGAGCTCTCTTCTGAGTTCAGTTCAAATCTTCCACACTGTTCCTTCCAAATTTCAATCGGTTCTTCGGATTTCTAGGGCTTTACCAGATCCGAAAATCTCTCTAACTCACTCTTGGCTTTCACAACCCACATTCGAGAACTGAAAAAAcgatattttcctttttttcctcctttttaaattccatttttttgggTCTCAGAGAATTGGTTTCACGGAAAATTCGTGACCCAAAACCAGAACTCCTGGATCAGGGTTCAATCTTGCATTGAATTCCCGGTCTGGGGTTCGGCTTTTCCGGGTTTGGGTCATCTCGAAGGGTCTGCATTCTCGTCTGTTTGATGAATTGGGTTGATTTTTGGTGAATTCATTTGGTTTGGGGATCTGGGATTTTGTTGATTGAGTGAAAGAACTTTCTCTGGGTTCGTTGATCTGGGGTCTTTTTTGTATCTCTGGTGCGGCTTTAGCGATTTCTGTTGATTTGGGGATCTGGGGCGTGTCTGATTGAATCAGTGGCTGTGCTTGTACCAAGAATCAATATCaagaattcaaatttacaaGCAATTGTAAGAAAAAAGCTGTGATGATCGGAGTGTTAGTGGTTTTAGAAGGAATGCTGATTCAATCTTGAGCTTAATGTAGCAAGAATTGGCGGAATCACAACTGAGTTTGGTGCTGGGAGCTCTGGGAAGAAGACAGTTTCCTGTTTGGATACAGGGAACTGAGCAGAAGAAACTGTGAGGTAGGATTATGGGCTGCATTTGCTCAAAAGGAAGTTCTGTCAACGAGTATGTTGAGAAGAATGCTAGGGACAAAGAATTGAGCAAAAAATCGTCTAAACGCCTTGTTGCTTCCTCAAGGAGAGAGGGAGTTGTAGTGGAGGGTTATGGGGGAAGCAATGATGCAACCGCCCGGCTGATACCGACTCAATCAGCCGAGGACAACGCGGCATCCACCCCAGTTTCATGGGATAAGGGGCAGAAGAAATCAATGGCTATTGACAATTCCACGAGGGCCGCGGTTCAAAAACCCTCAACAATGGAAGTTGGGATGAATGCTGGACAACCCCAGATGACTAGGATTGTCAGCATGGGAAACGGGGTTGAAGCAGCTCAAGCTGCTGCTGGGTGGCCATCTTGGCTGACTGCAGTGGCTGCAGAGGCCATCGATGGGTGGGTGCCCCGAAAGGCTGACTCATTTGAGAGGTTGGACAAGGTCAGTTTTGTATCCTTATGATTGTTTGCTTATCTGGATTCTGATTCCTCTGTACTATGACTTGATTTcaggaaaaagaagaattatAGTTCCCTTGATAAGTCTTCACATTGCAcataatttggatttttaattattgcttTTGTCAGGATGCATATACTTGTGATTCTCATCTCTTTCTTTATGTGTACTTCAGGCAAAGATTGTGTATAGTCATTTATTGTGTAAAGTTAGTTAACAAACACTACTATGTCTGAGCCTGAGCATACGATTTCACCCAAATCTTTATCTAGAAGATTTTCGAACCTATTGCTTTGGCATATAGTTCTTCTCTAGATTCTTTGCCTGTTTGTGGGATCATTAACTGGACAACTGCCAACTAAATCCACACTTAAAGAAGAACGGGAAACTTAGTTTAAATTTGGCTAGCACCGTCTTTCAGATTTGATTGTCAGTCCATTTAGAAGTAGGATTTAAGTTTAATCTAGGATTTGGTGTTAATTCTATTGATTTTCCTCTATTATTTCATGGACCTTGCTGGTGATGCAGATTGGACAAGGAACTTACAGCAGTGTGTACAAGGCACGTGACCTTGAGACTGGAAAAACCGTTGCATTGAAGAAGGTGAGGTTTGCAAACATGGACCCAGAAAGTGTTCGGTTTATGGCAAGAGAAATCCATATTCTGCGTAGGCTTGATCACCCAAATGTCATGAAGCTTGAAGGTCTGATCACTTCAAGGATGTCTGGTAGTTTATATCTTGTATTTGAATATATGGACCATGATCTTGCTGGACTTGCATCATCACCCAAGATCAAGTTTACTGAACCGCAGGTACCGGCTCCTTCCCTTCTAGTTTTAATctgtttataatatttgtaatcAATCTTAAGAAAGCAATTAGTCTGATGGAGTTGAACCCACAATTTGAAATAGCTTGTCATAAGATCCCATAAGCCAGTTTGTATGTTGGCACAAAGAGTTAGGTAAATCTTAAAAGCTTCTCAGATCATTGTGGGAATATTGAGGCCTATGGTGAAAAATGAATTAGGTGGATTGATTGAAGCAGAGTGAAATATTATGTGTTTCACCATTCCTTTTCTTATATGGGAGTCAATATTTTGGAATTGCAGATAAAATGTTATATGCAACAGCTACTTCGTGGACTTGAACACTGCCACAGTCGTGGGGTTCTTCACCGTGACATCAAGGGTTCAAACCTTCTTATTGATAATAATGGAAATCTCAAGATTGGTGATTTTGGGCTGGCGACATTTTTCCAACCATACCAAAAGCAGCCTCTAACGAGTCGTGTAGTTACTTTGTGGTACCGGCCACCTGAGCTTTTGCTTGGTGCTACATCATATGGAGTTGCTGTGGATTTGTGGAGTGCTGGTTGCATTCTCGCTGAACTGTATGCAGGAAAGCCCATCATGCAAGGAAGAACAGAGGTACTTTCCCATGTGCTTTTCACTTTGTTACAGTATTGAATTCCTTGGAGTACAttttttcatcactttcatcaattaagaacagttttttctGCATTTAAGTACAAGTATTAATCAACAACCCTGTCTTTGTGTATGCTCATCTGGGTGCCTGCACATTATAGGTGTGGGCATGCAGGCCAAAGCTCTCCTGAGTAGGGGCTTGTACAGGTCTGATCAGCTGGGATTTTAGGAATTAGCATAACTGCTTTGGCCATTTGTTTTAAAGGCCATTCAATGGGTAGCCCTCCTTGTGGAGTGTTTGAACGTCCAACTGTAATAAGTTCATACAACAGGCAATATTGATTGATATGCTAATTGATTTCCCTTATTTTTTGTCCTCTTTTAAGTTTTGA
The window above is part of the Vitis riparia cultivar Riparia Gloire de Montpellier isolate 1030 chromosome 12, EGFV_Vit.rip_1.0, whole genome shotgun sequence genome. Proteins encoded here:
- the LOC117926806 gene encoding uncharacterized protein LOC117926806, which translates into the protein MPLTRLAADAFGVVTICLVSLLTLLGFLCIIYSCYFRTRIHSQGFVQLGYFSGPWIIRIIFILFAIWWGFGEIIRLSLLRSEGRVLNALNLKWQETVCKYYIVSNLGFAEPCLFLTLVFLLRAPLQKMESGILSQKWNGKTAGYVFLCCLPVFALQLIVILIGPDFNKGKNNTFELPHYFTSTAVPSRMKDGGDDIALCTYPLLSTILLGFFATVLTTYLFWLGRRILNLVINKGLQRRVYTLIFSVSGFLPLRVLLLGLSVLYKPEQVVFEALAFLAFLSLLCCAGVSIWMLVYCPVADSLALRSLLDLEARRRISDDHNETISLIANQSLLGESMGVSPERNSDASTKRGSISFRTAEKDGTSVDTYVELSLFSPSRHATPPGSPRPLGWPMVPRAQFYGP